Proteins encoded within one genomic window of Candidatus Neomarinimicrobiota bacterium:
- the rbfA gene encoding 30S ribosome-binding factor RbfA, whose protein sequence is MGIARQKRVAEAIRAAVAEYLILNLANATPGFVSVTNAKMTPDLKIAYVYFSIYGNEEDVAFTFKTLEQHNGRARFHVGKEVPLKYVPELRFFIDDSLGYADKMNRVMKDL, encoded by the coding sequence ATGGGTATTGCAAGACAAAAACGGGTCGCAGAGGCCATCAGGGCAGCAGTAGCTGAATATCTGATATTGAACCTGGCTAATGCTACGCCGGGTTTTGTTTCTGTTACCAATGCAAAAATGACTCCGGATTTAAAAATCGCATATGTCTATTTTTCCATATATGGGAACGAAGAGGATGTTGCATTCACATTTAAAACTTTAGAGCAACACAATGGCCGCGCTCGTTTTCATGTGGGTAAGGAAGTACCTCTCAAGTATGTACCGGAGTTGAGGTTCTTCATTGATGATTCACTGGGATATGCTGATAAGATGAATCGGGTGATGAAAGATCTATGA